A window of Centropristis striata isolate RG_2023a ecotype Rhode Island chromosome 13, C.striata_1.0, whole genome shotgun sequence genomic DNA:
GTGATACGTGCTCCTTAGCAGAGCTGTCCCATGTGTGACAGTAATAGACTGCTGAGTCTCCCTCCTCCACATTGTTGATGATCAAACGATAATCTGATGTTGACTGATGAGTAGAAGTGAACTTTGGAGAGGAGAAACCAGAACCATAGTATACAGAGCTCCAGCCATGATAAAATCTCAGAACATACTGAGGAACTCCTCCAGGAATCTGTTTGTACCAGTTAGCAGGACTGTTAGTAACAGTCCCCAGGTTACAGTCCATGGTGgctgtctctcctttcctcaCTGTCACAACAGGAGGCTTCTGTGTCACCAGCGTCACACCACTCACACCTGGAAACAACAAGATGACATGGAGtcaagagaaacacacagactgatgaATCCAACATGAGGTCAAAGCTGCAGTAAGTCAGCCTCCTTACATGTTAGAGCAGTGATGAGAGTGCAGAGGGTCCCCAGCATGTTGTCAGAGTGCTGAGAATGGCTTTGGAACTTGGAAAGTGAGCTTCTAATCTAATCTGCTGACAGATTCGAGGGTttggaggatgaggagaggaggtgcTGGAGGAGCAATTTAATACAACAGTGAAACTGAGAGGgactgacaggaggaggagctttGTTTAGATCTGCATGGTGTCACATTTGTATTTGATTTTCTTTGGAGGGAAATTTCTTTAATTCATCCACTATTGTGGCTTTGgataaaaactttcttttcaaGTTTTTCATCAGTCATCAACAGACATCTAGTGCAGGATATCAGCTTTATCTCTGCAGACATctacacatttcacacaaataAGCAGTAAACCTTCTATGATTGACCAAATGGAAATAATTCAACTATCAGTGTGTTTCCAGTCAGAGACAGTTCCTTCTGATTTTACTGAGCTGACCCTTGACCTCTTCATTTACATGGAGCTATAAATAAAGAGGTGAGGCCTGCAGGTGCATCCTGGGAAGGAAGAGAGGTGATGCTTCACTGACAGAGGATGAAAACTCAGTTTCATTTGCTCATGTTTTAATCTCTCTGTTGTGCTTTTATAGCAAATTAACACTTTAATAACTTTCTgaatacaaatatacatatttccgtaagaattaaacagaaatatatatatatctttttccTGGATAATCTGAAGGTTTAGTGAAATTAACAGAgggattataataataacaatgataaaagTAGATTTTGTAGaacatgattattttaaatgatgtttaaattagaaaaaatgaatacaaacacTTGTTTGagtgttgagtttttatttgtatttttttcatgattgaATGATTCTTGCAACAAGCAGCAAAGCTGATACAAAAGTGCCACCTAACTGTCACAACATTTATTACAAGCATGCAGACACATGTTTTCTAACATGTCAACTCTGTAATGAGCAAACAGCACAAAGAGTAAAGAAGCAGGTTGTAAATGGTCATTGTGCTCCTCTACTATTGTTCAGTGGGACAGTCTGACTTTTTGATGTTTTCCTCTGAAGTCTGGGAGCCCAAAGACACTTTACATGTGTAAACCTTATCCATGTTCCAGTCTGACGTCTGGACGGACAGATAGCTGCTGATTTGGAAAGTCTGGTCTGGTTTGTGAACAGCGGTGCTGGTAGAGATCCCACTGCTCACTGGACtcccaccaaccaaccagctCACATCTGCAAAACCCTTAGACTCTCTGGGTAAAATGGACAGACAGACCAGAGAGGCTTTGTTGGACTGGAGCTCAGCACTGGACGGAGGGAAGAGAGTCAGGACAGGACGAGGGAGGCTGgagcctgaaaacacacacaggacctTTATCAAATAACTAGGAAGAAAATCATTCATGCAAATCTTTATAGTCACAGATTTGTCCATTAGTTTTGTTggcaatacaaaatatatttaaaaaaatgttttatcagcaataaatatttagaaatcatcatctaaaataaaattagtGTTCTTTTTGACAAGGAAAAATACATcgttttaaattttgtgtttagtttattttactttctaagTTGCAAAATAATGCATACAGTCACATTCTGTGTCATAAAAGTGCTGTTCAACCACTGTGAGAAATGAAGTGCTGTCTGTCTaactaacattaaaaaaatccttccaCACAACAACAGTAATATTCAGGTAAATTCAAAATTATACctaatgataaaatatgaataaatatttattataaacacaGTGATTTATTATTCTTATCACAGCATAAACACCTACTGAtggaatatttaacattgagtTTTATAAAGTAAAAACTTGTCATacgtaataaaaataaaaaggaacaaGTGTTGCACAACTATTAAATATTCCTCAACCATCATATAAATCTGTAGAAAATATTTAGAATAGTTATAATTTTCAGATTGATCCATTGCCTTCAAACACAGCCTGGTatcaaaacagatgtaaaaaataaatccatcTATTATTTACAGAACATGTAAAGATTTTTTCAACTGTAAGCAACATATGAATTTATTAATTTCTCTAAATATATATCGGAAACAGAAAATCTATCCTGTTTTATGATCAGTTAAAAAGCACTTACTTGTCACAATCAGCTTGGTTCCTTGTCCGAATACCACAGTGATTCAGTTTGTAAACAtggccgtacaaaaacctcctgacTCTCACTAATGAGGGGAGTGGAACTGAAACAAGCTGTTGAGACCAACTTTCACTGTCAACATCTCATTCACTACATCAgctgtattattttataaaacacaGCTGGTTGTGTTTCAAACACTCTTGTGATTTTGGACTCCTTTATTGTACTGAATTCATTGATTTTGGTCAGAATTCATAAAATCTGTAGTGAGTCTCTGACGAAGGTTTTTGTCACAGTATGAATCACTGTGATATGTCTTCCTTAGCAGAGTTGTCCCATGTTTTACagtgatatgtatatatatgatgAACTGGAAAtctatgttttatgtttagaGTTGAATCGATCTGAGGAGAATGCTGATCCAAAGCTTTGTGAACTTTGGAAATAGTTCAATCCAAGAACATACTGAGGAGCTTCACCAGGAACCTGTTTATACCAACTGACACTATTCGAATAATGCTTCTCAACATTGCATTTGAGAACAACCTCTTCTCCTGTAGAAACTGTGTGGACAGCAGGCGTCTGAGTCAGCACGATCACTGCATCAACATCtgtcaacaaacagagaaaaatacatgAGTAAAAGGTTCCTTTGTGGAAAATATGTGCTCTAAAGGCAATGAGAAGAATCTCTTACatgatatgtttatatatatctgtgtgtatatatatatatatatatatatacacacacacacacacacacacacacacacgcacacacacacaaacacacacacatatatatatatatatatatatatatatataaatatatataatgtaacagagtgtgtttttttggcaccGTCATCTGCTGACAAGTGTCAGAGACTGAAAAAGCAGAAGTATTAGTGAGGAGGTTTTTGTCACAGTGTAAATCACTGTGATGCTACCTCCTTAGCAGAGCTGTCCCATGTAGCACAGTAATAGACTGCTGAGTCTCCCTCCTCCACATTGGCGATAGTCAAACGATAATCTACTGTTGACTGATAAGTAGGTGTGAATTTGGGAGAAGAGAAACCAGAGCCATACTGGGGAGAGctaaagctgtgaaaataatTCAGTATAAACTGAGGAACTCCTCCAGGAATCTGTTTGTACCAACGAGGTCCATCTATAGCAGAGTTACAGTCCATGGTGgctgtctctcctttcctcaCTGACACAACAGGAGGCTTCTGTGTCACCAGCGTCACACCACTCACACCTGGAAACAACAAG
This region includes:
- the LOC131983619 gene encoding immunoglobulin lambda-1 light chain-like; the encoded protein is MLGTLCTLITALTCVSGVTLVTQKPPVVSVRKGETATMDCNSAIDGPRWYKQIPGGVPQFILNYFHSFSSPQYGSGFSSPKFTPTYQSTVDYRLTIANVEEGDSAVYYCATWDSSAKEVVFGQGTKLIVTSSSLPRPVLTLFPPSSAELQSNKASLVCLSILPRESKGFADVSWLVGGSPVSSGISTSTAVHKPDQTFQISSYLSVQTSDWNMDKVYTCKVSLGSQTSEENIKKSDCPTEQ